One segment of Solanum lycopersicum chromosome 1, SLM_r2.1 DNA contains the following:
- the LOC104649435 gene encoding MYB-like transcription factor ETC3 — MDQNLHHQHKLMHHRCCSHEEEVNSMEWEFIRMSKQEEDLIYRMHKLVGDRWGLIAGRIPGRTAEEIERFWIMRHSDGFAHKRRQTIKKSLPPT; from the exons ATGGATCAAAATCTCCATCACCAACACAAACTCATGCACCACCGATGTTGCAGCCATGAAGAAG AGGTTAATAGTATGGAGTGGGAATTCATTAGAATGAGCAAGCAAGAAGAAGATCTTATTTACAGGATGCACAAACTTGTTGGAGACag GTGGGGGCTTATAGCAGGTAGAATACCAGGGAGAACAGCAGAAGAAATAGAAAGGTTTTGGATAATGAGACACAGTGATGGGTTTGCAcacaagagaagacaaacaattAAGAAAAGTCTACCACctacataa